The following coding sequences lie in one Rutidosis leptorrhynchoides isolate AG116_Rl617_1_P2 chromosome 6, CSIRO_AGI_Rlap_v1, whole genome shotgun sequence genomic window:
- the LOC139853564 gene encoding uncharacterized protein: MENNQPPSPAVDYSANVDTSRAFKSVKEAVEVFGERFLTGEIFLPSPKPPFTLPKHETTPSWKSTQSSQISSYKSCYSPPQEIKEEQEPPISLVTSLKKLELELEETKKELKLLKERESETEVALASLNAELHKNMSKIAKAEAAEAAENSAVLRSSPSVTPAVSGGGGRKKTEKKVVKKKPIIPLLGDLFSKKKGTKPNAATLLNPLYSNALGMKT, translated from the coding sequence ATGGAAAACAATCAACCGCCATCTCCGGCCGTAGACTATAGCGCCAACGTGGACACCTCACGAGCTTTTAAATCGGTTAAAGAAGCAGTAGAAGTATTTGGGGAGCGGTTTTTAACTGGAGAAATCTTTTTACCATCACCTAAACCGCCTTTCACTTTACCAAAACATGAAACAACCCCTTCATGGAAATCGACACAAAGTTCTCAAATATCATCATACAAATCATGTTATTCACCTCCTCAAGAAATCAAAGAAGAACAAGAACCACCAATATCACTTGTTACGTCCCTTAAAAAGCTTGAATTAGAACTTGAAGAAACGAAGAAAGAGTTGAAGTTATTGAAAGAAAGAGAGTCCGAAACTGAGGTGGCTTTGGCTTCTTTAAACGCGGAGCTTCATAAAAACATGTCGAAGATTGCAAAAGCTGAGGCGGCTGAGGCAGCGGAGAACTCTGCAGTGCTGAGGTCATCGCCGAGTGTAACTCCGGCGGTAAGTGGTGGTGGAGGGCGGAAGAAGACGGAGAAGAAGGTGGTGAAGAAAAAGCCGATAATTCCGCTTTTGGGAGATTTGTTTTCCAAGAAAAAAGGGACTAAGCCGAATGCTGCTACACTTTTAAATCCACTTTATTCAAATGCATTGGGTATGAAAACTTGA